In Brachybacterium fresconis, the genomic stretch GGGAGCACCGCGCGACCGCCCGGAACGTACAGGCCCACCCGACGCACGGGCACCCAGCGCTGGCTGACCGTGCCCCCGGGGACGACCTGCACCGTCTCCTCCGGCCGCGCCTGCGCCGTGTCCACGCGACGCACCCGCGCCGCGGATTCCTCGAGGGCGGCCCGGATCGTCGGGTCGAGCTCGTCGAGCGCGCGCTGCAGCTCTGCCTGCGGGACCCGCAGATGCTCGGGCCGCACTCCGTCGAACCGCTCGGAGGCGTCGAGCACAGCGGCCGCGCCCCGCACCGCGACATCCTCCACGACGGGGCGCACGGCGGTGGCGGCGGCCTCGACGTCCAGCTCCGCACGCGGCAGCGCCGCGGTGAGCTCGGCGGCGGTCAGGGTCCGCTCGCGCAGGTCGGTCACGGCGAGGAAGGGGGCAGGTTCAGGCATGGGGGCAGTCTAGAAGGGCGCCGCCGACGGGGCACGCCGTGCCCACGGCCCGGAAGGACGTCCCGGCGCGGTCCGGCCGTTGCGGCGACTAGGGTCGTGCCGTGCTCGTCGCCTTCCTCCTCACTCTCCTCGCCGGTGGTGCCACCAGCATCGGCGCCGCCCTCGGCGTGCTCGGTCGCGGCACGAACCCGAAGGTGCTCGGCGGCGGTCTCGGCCTGTCGGCCGGGGTGATGCTCTACATCTCCTTCGTCGAGCTGATGCCCCAGGGCGCGCAGATCCTCTCCGACGGCGACGCGGTGACCACCCGGGGCACGGCGCTGGCGGTGCTCTCCTTCTTCGTCGGCATCGTGCTGATCGCGGTGCTGGACCGTCTGGTGCCGGAGTCCGTGAGCCCGCACGAGTTCGCCGGGCGGATGACCGGCAGCGAGGGGCACGCCGAGGTGCGCGATGCCGCCGAGCAGGCCGAGGACCGGGCTCTGCGGGCGCGGCTGCTGCGCACCGGTGCGGTGACCGCGGGCGCCCTGGCCCTGCACAACGTGCCGGAGGGCTTCGCGACCTTCGTCGCCGCGATGCAGGCCCCCGAGATCGCGATCCCCGTCGTCGCGGCGATCGCCGTGCACAACATCCCCGAGGGCCTGGCGGTCGCGGTGCCCGTCCGTCGGGCGACCGGATCACGAGCGAAGGCCTTCTGGCTCGCGACGATGACGGGCCTGGCCGAACCCGTCGGTGCGGTGATCGGGTTCCTGCTGCTGGCCCCGCTGCTCGACGGCGGCGCGATGGGCGCGATCCTGGCCGGTGTGGCCGGCGTGATGGTGTTCGTCTCCCTCGACGAGCTGCTGCCTGCGGCCGAGGAGACCGGCGAGCACCATGCGGTGATCTACTCCCTGATCGCGGGGATGGCGATCATGGCGCTGACCCTGCTGGTGCTCTGACCCTTCTGGCGCCGTGAGCGGGCACTCCGGTACGTTCCTGCCTCAGGGGAAGCTCCCGGAGCCGTTCGGGACCATCATGTTCAGGGAGGGGATGGCATGCGGCAAGGGCCCGGCGACCAGCGCCCGTCGACGCGTTCCCTCTCCCCTGGTGCGTCCGGGCAGACCCGCCACGGGACCGCGCGCTCGTCCGCCGCCCGACGACTCCGCCGGGTCCTCGCCGCCTCCACCCTCCTGCTGACCCTCGCCGCCTGCGACGGCCTCCCCCGCGACCAGGATCCGACGTCGGCCGATCCCGCGCCGACCATGAACCCGACTGAGGTCGCGCAGTCCGAGCCCGCCACCGTGGATCCGTCCTGGCTGTGCGCACCCGACGGGGAGGCCGAGGCCCCCGCCTACACCCCGGAGCCGGGCGAGTTCACCCCCGAGACCGTGCAGGCCGAGGGCAGCACCGTCACGATCTCCGGCGCCTTCGACCTCGA encodes the following:
- the zupT gene encoding zinc transporter ZupT, whose product is MLVAFLLTLLAGGATSIGAALGVLGRGTNPKVLGGGLGLSAGVMLYISFVELMPQGAQILSDGDAVTTRGTALAVLSFFVGIVLIAVLDRLVPESVSPHEFAGRMTGSEGHAEVRDAAEQAEDRALRARLLRTGAVTAGALALHNVPEGFATFVAAMQAPEIAIPVVAAIAVHNIPEGLAVAVPVRRATGSRAKAFWLATMTGLAEPVGAVIGFLLLAPLLDGGAMGAILAGVAGVMVFVSLDELLPAAEETGEHHAVIYSLIAGMAIMALTLLVL